A region from the Halomarina litorea genome encodes:
- a CDS encoding 50S ribosomal protein L23 encodes MSIIKYPNVTEKAMNGMDFENKLEFVVAADAHKPEIREALEEQFDISIVSVNTQVTPRGTKKATVRLSEDDDAQEVASRIGVF; translated from the coding sequence ATGAGCATCATCAAGTACCCCAACGTCACGGAGAAGGCGATGAACGGCATGGACTTCGAGAACAAACTCGAGTTCGTCGTCGCCGCCGACGCCCACAAGCCCGAGATTCGGGAGGCGTTGGAAGAGCAGTTCGACATCAGCATCGTCAGCGTGAACACGCAGGTCACGCCGAGAGGGACCAAGAAGGCCACCGTGCGCCTGTCGGAGGACGACGACGCACAGGAAGTGGCCTCCCGCATCGGGGTGTTCTGA
- a CDS encoding 50S ribosomal protein L2: protein MGRRIQGQRRGRGTPTFRAPSHRYKANLSHRNVEDADVVSGTVVDIEHDPARSAPVAAVEFDDGDQRLVLAPEGIAVGDQIQVGVSAEIARGNTLPLREIPEGVPVCNVERQPGDGGKFARSSGVSATLLTHDRKAAVVQLPSGEIRRLSPDCRATIGVVAGGGRTEKPFVKAGNKHHKMRARGTKWPRVRGVAMNAVDHPFGGGGRQHPGKPKSVSRNAPPGRKVGDIASRRTGRGGKGGRDK, encoded by the coding sequence ATGGGACGCCGAATCCAGGGCCAGCGACGTGGTCGCGGGACGCCGACGTTCCGTGCACCGTCGCACCGCTACAAGGCTAACCTGTCCCACCGGAACGTCGAGGACGCCGACGTGGTCAGCGGGACCGTCGTGGACATCGAACACGACCCCGCCCGCAGCGCGCCCGTCGCCGCGGTCGAGTTCGACGACGGCGACCAGCGTCTCGTCCTCGCGCCCGAGGGCATCGCGGTCGGCGACCAGATTCAGGTCGGCGTGAGCGCCGAAATCGCTCGCGGGAACACGCTCCCACTGCGGGAGATCCCCGAGGGCGTCCCCGTCTGTAACGTCGAGCGCCAGCCCGGCGACGGCGGGAAGTTCGCCCGTTCGTCGGGCGTTTCGGCCACGCTGCTGACCCACGACCGCAAGGCCGCGGTCGTCCAGCTACCGAGCGGCGAGATTCGCCGCCTCAGCCCGGACTGCCGGGCGACCATCGGCGTCGTCGCCGGTGGCGGTCGGACGGAGAAGCCGTTCGTCAAGGCCGGGAACAAGCACCACAAGATGCGCGCCCGCGGGACGAAGTGGCCGCGCGTCCGCGGTGTGGCGATGAACGCCGTCGACCACCCGTTCGGTGGCGGCGGCCGCCAGCACCCCGGCAAGCCGAAGAGCGTCTCGCGAAACGCCCCGCCCGGCCGGAAGGTCGGTGACATCGCGTCCCGCCGGACCGGCCGCGGGGGTAAAGGAGGAAGGGACAAATGA
- a CDS encoding 30S ribosomal protein S19: MSTDYQLGRDKDEEFTYRGHTLEELREMDLAEFAELLPARKRRTIERGLTAEQEKLLEKADKRDAQTSANNPIRTHLRDMPVVPAFVEKTFAVYSGQEFERVRIEPEMLGHYLGEFVLTRTSVEHGQAGIGATRSSKFVPLK; encoded by the coding sequence ATGAGCACGGACTACCAGCTCGGTCGCGACAAGGACGAGGAGTTCACGTACCGCGGCCACACCCTGGAGGAACTGCGCGAGATGGACCTCGCGGAGTTCGCGGAACTGCTTCCCGCCCGCAAGCGGCGAACCATCGAGCGCGGCCTGACCGCAGAGCAGGAGAAACTGCTCGAGAAGGCTGACAAGCGCGACGCGCAGACGTCCGCGAACAATCCGATTCGCACGCACCTGCGCGACATGCCCGTCGTTCCGGCGTTCGTCGAGAAGACGTTCGCCGTCTACAGTGGGCAGGAGTTCGAACGCGTCCGAATCGAGCCCGAGATGCTCGGGCACTACCTCGGCGAGTTCGTCCTCACGCGCACGTCCGTCGAGCACGGTCAGGCGGGCATCGGGGCGACGCGCTCCTCGAAGTTCGTCCCACTCAAATAA
- a CDS encoding 50S ribosomal protein L22: MGISYSVDADPDTTAKAMLRERHMSHKHSKEIARAIKGMTTADAVEYLEAVLDGERSVPFKSHNSGVGHRSDIDGWDAGRYPEKATKAFLDLIENVVSNADHQGFDGDSMEIMHVAAHKVGESPGRKPRAFGRATAWNTPQVDVEMILQEVEN, encoded by the coding sequence ATGGGAATCAGTTACAGCGTCGACGCCGACCCGGACACGACGGCGAAAGCCATGCTCCGGGAGCGTCACATGTCCCACAAGCACAGCAAGGAGATCGCCCGCGCCATCAAGGGGATGACCACGGCGGACGCAGTCGAGTACCTCGAAGCGGTGCTCGACGGCGAGCGCTCGGTCCCGTTCAAGTCCCACAACTCCGGCGTCGGACACCGCTCCGACATCGACGGCTGGGACGCCGGACGGTACCCCGAGAAGGCGACGAAGGCGTTCCTCGACCTCATCGAGAACGTCGTCTCGAACGCCGACCACCAGGGGTTCGACGGCGACTCGATGGAGATCATGCACGTCGCCGCCCACAAGGTCGGCGAGTCCCCCGGGCGAAAGCCCCGCGCGTTCGGTCGCGCGACGGCGTGGAACACGCCGCAGGTGGACGTCGAGATGATCCTCCAGGAGGTCGAGAACTGA
- a CDS encoding 30S ribosomal protein S3 — MADEHEFIENGLQRTQIDEFFGDELARAGYGGMEVAKTPMGVQIVLKAEKPGMVIGKGGKNIRKITSELESRFDLDDPQIDVQEVDEPDLNAQIVADRLANALERGWYFRKAGHTTIDRIMDAGALGAEIVLSGKVTGARSRVEKFNRGYIKHNGEPAESIVDEGQGVAVMKLGTIGVTVKIIPPEAELPDDFRIQEDADISELIVEPEEGEGVEELLESEPGEADAEETEPVTEAEVDEDAPPTAEEEVVEEEVLDEEQEIATPEGDEDIEEELDDLEEAVEGELSEDTEAAAEDLMEEMEAEDTEEAPVEETVEGDDESAGGADEEADAPTTDVKDESADEADDESDDDEEVEE; from the coding sequence ATGGCCGACGAACACGAGTTCATCGAGAACGGTCTGCAGCGGACCCAGATCGACGAGTTCTTCGGCGACGAACTCGCCCGCGCGGGCTACGGCGGCATGGAGGTCGCCAAGACCCCGATGGGCGTTCAGATCGTCCTCAAGGCCGAGAAGCCCGGGATGGTCATCGGCAAGGGCGGGAAGAACATCCGCAAGATCACGTCCGAACTGGAGAGCCGCTTCGACCTGGACGACCCGCAGATCGACGTGCAGGAGGTCGACGAACCCGACCTCAACGCACAGATCGTCGCGGACCGACTGGCCAACGCACTGGAGCGTGGCTGGTACTTCCGCAAGGCGGGTCACACGACCATCGACCGCATCATGGACGCCGGCGCGCTGGGCGCCGAGATCGTCCTGAGCGGGAAGGTCACGGGCGCGCGCTCGCGCGTCGAGAAGTTCAACCGGGGCTACATCAAGCACAACGGCGAACCCGCCGAGTCCATCGTGGACGAGGGGCAAGGCGTCGCCGTGATGAAACTCGGGACCATCGGCGTGACGGTCAAGATCATCCCGCCGGAGGCCGAACTCCCCGACGACTTCCGGATCCAGGAAGACGCGGACATCTCGGAGCTCATCGTCGAGCCCGAGGAGGGCGAGGGCGTCGAGGAACTCCTCGAGTCCGAACCCGGCGAGGCCGACGCCGAGGAGACCGAACCGGTCACCGAGGCGGAGGTCGACGAGGACGCACCCCCGACGGCCGAAGAGGAGGTCGTCGAGGAGGAGGTCCTCGACGAAGAGCAGGAGATCGCGACCCCCGAGGGCGACGAGGACATCGAGGAGGAACTCGACGACCTCGAAGAGGCCGTCGAGGGCGAACTCTCCGAGGACACCGAGGCAGCGGCCGAGGACCTCATGGAGGAGATGGAGGCCGAGGACACCGAGGAAGCCCCCGTCGAGGAGACGGTCGAGGGTGACGACGAGTCCGCCGGCGGCGCCGACGAGGAGGCCGACGCCCCCACCACCGACGTCAAGGACGAATCCGCCGACGAGGCGGACGACGAGTCCGACGACGACGAGGAGGTGGAGGAGTAA
- the rpmC gene encoding 50S ribosomal protein L29, protein MAILHVDEIRDMTPAERQAELEELETELLNANAVQAAGGAPEDPGRITELRRTIARIKTIQGEEGDNEEDDE, encoded by the coding sequence ATGGCCATCCTGCACGTCGACGAGATTCGCGACATGACGCCCGCCGAACGGCAGGCCGAACTCGAGGAGCTCGAGACGGAACTGCTCAACGCCAACGCGGTGCAGGCGGCGGGTGGTGCCCCGGAGGATCCGGGTCGCATCACGGAGCTTCGCCGGACCATCGCCCGGATCAAGACGATTCAGGGCGAGGAAGGCGACAACGAGGAGGACGACGAATAG
- a CDS encoding ribonuclease P protein component 1, whose product MLTAETLTRHELAGLRVRVVESSDPTLVGVEGEVVDETTKTLSVAREGETGSRLVQVPKAVATFEFELPSEDGDTEYVVVEGERLVARPARRTEHTGDSRWQ is encoded by the coding sequence ATGCTGACCGCCGAGACCCTCACTCGACACGAACTCGCCGGCCTGCGCGTGCGGGTCGTCGAGTCGTCGGACCCGACGCTCGTCGGGGTCGAGGGCGAGGTCGTCGACGAGACGACCAAGACCCTCTCGGTCGCCCGCGAGGGCGAGACGGGGTCTCGGCTCGTGCAGGTGCCGAAGGCCGTCGCGACGTTCGAGTTCGAACTCCCCTCGGAGGACGGCGACACGGAGTACGTCGTCGTCGAGGGCGAGCGACTCGTCGCGCGACCGGCCCGACGGACCGAGCACACAGGTGATTCACGATGGCAATAG
- a CDS encoding 30S ribosomal protein S17 yields MAIGLNVPEPEETCSDPNCPFHGTLSVRGQLVEGRVASTSMDKTVVVEREYDVRVPKYDRLMKRRSRISAHHPDCLDLSEGDTVRIAETRPLSKTKSHVVVELVEEAEVSGGITAPSTEAAENTSGAVTEGASDDRSTEGEN; encoded by the coding sequence ATGGCAATAGGACTGAACGTACCGGAACCGGAGGAGACCTGCTCCGACCCCAACTGCCCGTTCCACGGAACGCTCTCCGTGCGCGGCCAGCTGGTCGAGGGGCGCGTCGCCTCCACATCCATGGACAAGACCGTCGTCGTCGAGCGAGAGTACGACGTTCGGGTGCCCAAGTACGACCGTCTCATGAAGCGACGGTCGCGCATCTCCGCGCACCACCCGGACTGTCTCGACCTCTCGGAGGGCGACACGGTTCGTATCGCAGAGACTCGACCGCTCTCGAAGACCAAATCGCACGTGGTCGTCGAGCTCGTCGAGGAGGCCGAAGTGTCGGGTGGCATCACCGCCCCCTCCACGGAGGCCGCAGAGAACACCTCGGGTGCAGTGACCGAGGGCGCATCCGACGACCGCAGCACGGAGGGTGAGAACTGA
- a CDS encoding 50S ribosomal protein L14: protein MQALNADVTQGLEKGSLINCADNTGARELKVISVSGYHGTKNRHPKAGLGDKVTVSVTKGTPEMRRQVLEAVIVRQRKSIRRPDGTRVKFEDNAAVIVDENEDPRGTEIKGPIAREVAERFGSIASTATMIV from the coding sequence ATGCAGGCGCTCAACGCCGACGTCACCCAGGGCCTGGAGAAGGGTTCGCTCATCAACTGCGCCGACAACACCGGCGCGCGCGAACTCAAGGTCATCAGCGTCTCGGGCTACCACGGCACCAAGAACCGCCACCCGAAGGCGGGACTCGGTGACAAGGTCACCGTCTCGGTGACCAAGGGGACCCCGGAGATGCGCCGTCAGGTGCTCGAAGCCGTCATCGTCCGCCAGCGGAAGTCGATCCGCCGTCCGGACGGGACGCGCGTCAAGTTCGAGGACAACGCGGCGGTCATCGTCGACGAGAACGAGGACCCCCGCGGGACCGAGATCAAGGGTCCCATCGCTCGCGAGGTCGCAGAGCGCTTCGGGAGCATCGCCAGCACGGCGACCATGATCGTCTAA
- the rplX gene encoding 50S ribosomal protein L24, translating to MSKQPRKQRNRRARAPLHERHNQVRATLSGDLREEYGQRSVRVNAGDTVEVLRGDFAGETGEVQRVDLSDAVIFVEGVVVEKADGEEIPKALDASNVRVTDLDLEDERREARLESTEENDE from the coding sequence ATGAGCAAACAACCACGCAAACAGCGCAACCGCCGCGCTCGCGCACCGCTTCACGAGCGGCACAATCAGGTCCGTGCGACCCTCTCGGGTGACCTCCGCGAGGAGTACGGCCAGCGAAGCGTCCGCGTCAACGCCGGGGACACCGTCGAGGTGCTCCGTGGCGACTTCGCGGGCGAGACCGGCGAGGTCCAGCGGGTGGACCTCTCGGATGCCGTCATCTTCGTGGAGGGCGTCGTCGTCGAGAAGGCTGACGGGGAGGAGATTCCCAAGGCCCTCGACGCCTCGAACGTCCGCGTGACCGACCTCGACCTCGAGGACGAGCGGCGCGAGGCGCGACTCGAATCCACGGAGGAGAACGATGAGTAA
- a CDS encoding 30S ribosomal protein S4e: MSKHQKRLAVPNSWPVERKTRVYTVKAGAGPHGEAGVPLLVLLRDVLGYVDSKKEARYALEQGSVLVNGDSSVDARRPIGMFDILAFVERDEYYRVFPGEGGRLALTPIDADAADSKLGKVVGKQQVAGGRTQLTLHDGQTLLTDDESIRCNDSVVVGNEDADVVAHFAYEEGALVTAVRGQHAGEIGTVDTITKTPGSGPNNVLVSQDDDSYETIEEYVVVIDENFTGDNAIEATEIQDETSEADAETDEHEEVTEE; encoded by the coding sequence ATGAGTAAGCACCAGAAGCGACTCGCAGTACCGAACTCGTGGCCGGTCGAGCGCAAGACCCGCGTCTACACCGTCAAGGCAGGCGCCGGGCCGCACGGCGAGGCGGGGGTCCCCCTGCTCGTCTTGCTGCGCGACGTCCTCGGCTACGTCGACTCGAAGAAGGAGGCGCGTTACGCGCTCGAACAGGGCTCCGTGCTCGTCAACGGCGATTCGTCCGTCGACGCGCGCCGCCCCATCGGGATGTTCGACATCCTGGCGTTCGTCGAGCGCGACGAGTACTACCGCGTCTTCCCCGGCGAGGGCGGTCGACTCGCCCTGACGCCCATCGACGCCGACGCCGCCGACTCGAAGCTCGGCAAGGTCGTCGGCAAACAGCAGGTCGCCGGCGGCCGGACGCAGCTCACGCTGCACGACGGCCAGACACTGCTGACCGACGACGAGTCCATCCGCTGTAACGACTCGGTCGTCGTCGGCAACGAGGACGCCGACGTCGTCGCGCACTTCGCCTACGAGGAGGGTGCGCTCGTGACGGCCGTCCGCGGCCAGCACGCGGGCGAGATCGGCACCGTCGACACCATCACGAAGACGCCGGGCAGCGGCCCGAACAACGTCCTCGTCTCGCAGGACGACGACTCCTACGAGACCATCGAGGAGTACGTCGTCGTCATCGACGAGAACTTCACCGGCGACAACGCCATCGAGGCGACGGAGATTCAGGACGAGACGTCCGAGGCCGACGCCGAGACCGACGAACACGAGGAGGTGACCGAGGAATGA
- a CDS encoding 50S ribosomal protein L5, with product MSSTQEIHEMREPVVEKVVVHMGVGEGGRELANAEEILEEVAGQEPVRTVAKRTVPEFNIREGDPIGAKVTLRGDLAREFLATALPLVEIRRKQFDQTGNFSFGVDEHTEFPSQEYDPNVGIYGLDVTVNLVRPGYRVHKRDVANQQIPSRHRLTVEDAIAFLESEFDVEVQ from the coding sequence ATGAGCTCCACACAGGAGATCCACGAGATGCGCGAACCCGTCGTCGAGAAGGTCGTCGTCCACATGGGCGTCGGCGAGGGCGGGCGCGAACTCGCGAACGCCGAGGAGATCCTCGAAGAGGTCGCGGGGCAGGAACCCGTCCGGACGGTCGCAAAGCGCACCGTCCCCGAGTTCAACATCCGCGAGGGCGACCCCATCGGCGCGAAGGTCACCCTCCGTGGCGACCTCGCCCGCGAGTTCCTCGCGACGGCCCTGCCGCTGGTCGAGATTCGGCGCAAGCAGTTCGACCAGACGGGGAACTTCAGCTTCGGTGTCGACGAACACACCGAGTTCCCGAGCCAGGAGTACGACCCGAACGTCGGTATCTACGGGCTGGACGTCACGGTCAACCTCGTCCGCCCCGGCTACCGCGTCCACAAGCGCGACGTGGCCAACCAGCAGATCCCGTCGCGACACCGACTGACCGTCGAGGACGCCATCGCGTTCCTCGAATCGGAGTTCGACGTGGAGGTCCAATAA
- a CDS encoding 30S ribosomal protein S14 has translation MSESETEDAGEHAAKRTGQLEDCQRCGRKQGLVGKYDIWLCRQCFREIARGMGFKKYS, from the coding sequence ATGAGCGAAAGCGAGACCGAAGACGCGGGCGAACACGCCGCGAAGCGAACCGGCCAGCTCGAGGACTGCCAGCGCTGCGGGCGCAAGCAGGGCCTCGTCGGCAAGTACGACATCTGGCTGTGTCGGCAGTGCTTCCGCGAGATCGCCCGCGGTATGGGATTCAAGAAGTACAGCTAA